From the genome of Flavobacterium ovatum, one region includes:
- a CDS encoding 4'-phosphopantetheinyl transferase superfamily protein yields MIGNDVVDLVLAKTESDWKRKGFLDKLYTASEQTLIQNAANQDEMVWLLWSIKESVYKANQRIYYNQGFYPIKIKIQSLELEHGEYQSIIELFGIPFYGKSRIVDQIIRTVAVQQKSDFEKVMTLYIVAYIKNENGLPIEETSGKPISVSHHGRSKVIVGFR; encoded by the coding sequence ATGATTGGTAATGATGTTGTAGATTTAGTTTTGGCAAAAACAGAAAGTGATTGGAAACGTAAAGGCTTCCTAGACAAACTATATACGGCATCGGAGCAAACTCTTATTCAAAATGCAGCTAACCAAGATGAAATGGTTTGGTTGCTTTGGAGCATCAAAGAAAGTGTGTATAAAGCCAATCAAAGAATCTATTACAATCAAGGATTTTATCCTATCAAAATAAAAATTCAATCGTTGGAATTAGAACATGGGGAATACCAGTCCATAATCGAATTGTTTGGGATTCCGTTTTACGGGAAGAGTCGTATAGTCGATCAAATCATACGTACTGTCGCAGTACAACAAAAAAGTGATTTCGAAAAAGTAATGACTTTATATATTGTTGCTTATATCAAAAACGAGAACGGATTGCCCATAGAAGAGACTTCTGGAAAACCCATTTCTGTAAGTCATCATGGACGTAGTAAAGTAATTGTAGGTTTTCGATAG
- a CDS encoding hydroxymethylglutaryl-CoA lyase, with translation MSSVKIIECPRDAMQGIKTFIPAIQKAAYIQALLRVGFDTIDFGSFVSPRAIPQMQDTAAVLDLLDLSKTTSKLLAIIANTKGAEIASKHPQIDYLGFPFSISENFQMRNTHKTIAESLITLEEILNIAYKSNKEVVVYLSMGFGNPYGDPWSIEIVGNWTEKLARMGVKTLSLSDTVGSSTPEIIQYLYSNLVQQYPQIEFGAHFHTTYDKWFEKIDSAFQSGCSRFDGAIQGFGGCPMAKDELTGNMPTEKLLSYFTSNKINTNLNPLSFESAYNEASRLFSKFK, from the coding sequence ATGAGTTCAGTCAAAATCATAGAATGTCCTAGAGATGCCATGCAAGGCATTAAAACATTTATTCCTGCAATACAAAAAGCAGCTTATATTCAGGCCCTGTTACGTGTGGGTTTTGATACGATTGATTTTGGGAGCTTTGTTTCGCCCCGTGCCATTCCACAAATGCAAGATACAGCTGCAGTTTTGGATTTATTGGATTTGTCCAAAACAACAAGCAAACTATTAGCTATAATTGCCAATACCAAAGGAGCAGAAATTGCTTCAAAGCATCCGCAAATAGATTATTTAGGTTTTCCCTTCTCGATTTCGGAGAATTTTCAAATGAGAAACACCCATAAAACCATTGCCGAATCCTTAATCACCTTGGAAGAAATTCTAAACATTGCCTACAAAAGCAATAAAGAAGTAGTAGTTTATCTTTCGATGGGTTTTGGGAATCCTTATGGAGATCCTTGGAGTATAGAAATTGTTGGAAATTGGACTGAAAAATTAGCGAGAATGGGAGTGAAAACACTTTCTTTATCTGATACTGTAGGTAGTTCTACACCTGAAATTATTCAGTATTTATACTCTAATTTGGTTCAGCAATATCCCCAAATTGAATTTGGAGCTCATTTTCATACGACTTATGATAAATGGTTTGAAAAAATTGATTCTGCCTTTCAATCAGGTTGTAGTCGTTTTGATGGTGCTATTCAGGGTTTTGGAGGTTGTCCAATGGCAAAAGATGAACTCACTGGTAATATGCCAACCGAAAAATTATTATCCTATTTTACCTCGAATAAAATAAATACCAATCTAAATCCGTTAAGTTTTGAATCTGCCTACAATGAAGCCTCGAGGTTGTTTAGTAAGTTTAAGTAA
- a CDS encoding FabA/FabZ family ACP-dehydratase: protein MRKSDIISQLPYSKPFLFVDDIQSVNENGIEGCFTFDQNLDFYKGHFKDNPVTPGVILIETMAQIGLVCLGIYLNEGKTITNIAFTSSEVEFLKPVYPNEKVTVISEKIYFRFGKLKCKVKMFNQAKEVVCMGTLAGIIV from the coding sequence ATGAGGAAATCTGACATTATATCCCAATTACCATATTCGAAACCGTTTTTGTTTGTGGATGACATTCAATCTGTAAATGAAAACGGAATTGAAGGCTGTTTTACTTTCGATCAAAATTTAGATTTCTATAAAGGGCATTTCAAAGATAATCCTGTAACGCCGGGAGTAATTTTGATTGAAACGATGGCTCAAATTGGATTGGTCTGTTTGGGAATTTATCTCAACGAAGGAAAGACTATTACTAATATTGCTTTTACCTCATCGGAGGTTGAATTTTTGAAACCTGTTTATCCAAATGAAAAAGTGACGGTCATTTCAGAAAAAATATATTTTCGTTTTGGGAAACTAAAATGCAAAGTAAAAATGTTTAATCAAGCTAAGGAAGTCGTTTGCATGGGAACGCTTGCGGGGATTATTGTTTAA
- a CDS encoding peptidylprolyl isomerase, whose translation MENGIYAKFNTAKGAILVKLEHELTPGTVGNFVALAEGNMENKIKPQGQKFYDGLNFHRVIPDFMIQGGCPQGSGSGDPGYKFDDEFHPSLKHDKPGILAMANSGPGSNGSQFYITHVPTSWLDGKHTVFGHVVEGQDIVDAVAQGDKLDSLEIIRVGEEAEKWNAIEAFVGLKGARLKKQEALKAESEAKMETLAAGFEKTESGLRYQFIQRGDGKQAEAGKTVSVHYEGSLESGKVFDSSYPRKKPIEFRLGQGQVIEGWDEGVALLKVGDKARFVIPSDLGYGPAGAGGVIPPNATLIFDVELMEVK comes from the coding sequence ATGGAAAACGGAATATACGCTAAATTCAACACTGCTAAAGGTGCTATTTTAGTAAAATTAGAGCATGAATTAACGCCAGGAACAGTAGGGAACTTTGTAGCTCTTGCTGAAGGAAATATGGAGAATAAAATAAAACCTCAAGGCCAAAAATTCTATGATGGTTTGAATTTTCATAGAGTTATTCCTGATTTTATGATTCAAGGAGGATGTCCTCAAGGATCAGGATCTGGAGACCCAGGGTACAAATTTGATGATGAATTTCACCCAAGTTTGAAACATGACAAGCCAGGAATTTTAGCAATGGCTAACTCAGGACCAGGATCTAATGGTTCTCAATTTTATATTACACATGTACCAACTTCATGGTTAGATGGAAAACATACTGTTTTTGGTCACGTTGTTGAAGGTCAAGATATTGTTGATGCAGTAGCTCAAGGAGATAAATTAGACTCTTTGGAAATTATAAGAGTAGGTGAAGAGGCTGAAAAATGGAATGCTATCGAAGCATTTGTAGGTTTAAAAGGGGCTCGTTTGAAAAAACAAGAGGCTTTAAAAGCAGAATCAGAAGCAAAAATGGAAACATTAGCGGCAGGTTTTGAAAAAACGGAGAGTGGTTTGCGTTACCAATTCATCCAAAGAGGGGATGGGAAACAAGCAGAAGCTGGGAAAACAGTTTCTGTACACTATGAAGGTTCATTAGAATCTGGAAAAGTTTTTGACTCTTCTTACCCAAGAAAAAAACCAATCGAATTCCGTTTAGGTCAAGGACAAGTGATCGAAGGATGGGACGAAGGTGTCGCTTTATTGAAAGTAGGTGATAAAGCTCGTTTTGTTATTCCTTCTGATTTAGGGTATGGACCAGCAGGAGCTGGAGGTGTGATTCCTCCAAACGCTACTTTGATTTTTGATGTAGAATTAATGGAAGTGAAATAA
- a CDS encoding DUF1801 domain-containing protein, with translation MNPKIDEFLSKAKKWQQEMEQLRNILLDCQLTEELKWRQPCYTFQNTNIILIGGFKDYCTLSFFKGILLKDTDNLLEAPGENSQSVRIIKFVNIQEILEKETILKSYIYEAIEVEKAGLKVELKESTDLEFPEELLQIFKENPTFQKAFESLTPGRQRGYNLFFTAAKQSQTRVTRIEKYLQQILDGKGINDCTCGLTKKWPRCDGSHKNIR, from the coding sequence ATGAATCCAAAAATTGATGAATTTTTAAGTAAAGCCAAAAAATGGCAGCAAGAAATGGAGCAATTAAGGAATATTCTCTTGGATTGTCAATTGACTGAAGAATTGAAGTGGCGACAACCCTGTTATACCTTTCAAAATACCAATATCATTTTAATCGGTGGGTTTAAAGACTATTGCACGTTGAGTTTTTTCAAAGGTATATTGCTAAAGGATACGGATAATTTGCTAGAAGCACCCGGCGAAAATTCACAATCGGTGCGAATAATTAAGTTTGTAAATATTCAGGAAATCCTTGAAAAAGAAACGATTTTGAAATCGTATATCTACGAAGCTATCGAAGTAGAAAAAGCAGGTTTGAAAGTAGAATTAAAAGAAAGCACGGATTTAGAATTCCCAGAAGAGTTACTTCAAATATTTAAAGAAAACCCAACTTTCCAAAAAGCATTCGAATCCTTAACTCCGGGAAGACAACGCGGTTATAATTTGTTTTTTACTGCTGCCAAACAATCTCAAACCCGCGTTACTCGAATCGAAAAATACCTCCAGCAAATCCTAGACGGTAAAGGAATCAACGACTGTACTTGCGGTTTGACCAAAAAATGGCCACGTTGTGATGGTTCTCATAAGAACATTCGATAA
- a CDS encoding acyl carrier protein, giving the protein MSKEEIIERLKPIVKPFVNDEEAFVNLTDKTNFITDLNINSANLVDIILDVEDAFDIVIDNESMEKMTDIENTITIIQTKLAEK; this is encoded by the coding sequence ATGAGCAAAGAAGAAATAATTGAAAGATTAAAACCTATAGTAAAGCCTTTCGTTAATGATGAAGAAGCTTTTGTAAACCTAACGGATAAAACCAATTTTATTACCGATTTGAATATCAATTCGGCAAATTTGGTCGACATCATTTTGGATGTAGAAGATGCTTTTGATATTGTAATAGACAATGAATCGATGGAAAAAATGACCGATATCGAAAACACAATTACTATCATTCAAACCAAATTAGCCGAAAAATGA
- a CDS encoding transposase: MVTDASVHDSQVLDNLLDKKDMHEDFFGDFTYTGKKQKDSISQKEMTDKTCKKGYKNNPLTEQDIAINRKKSRVCSRVEHVFGWSMDGMNLYAIG; encoded by the coding sequence GTGGTTACTGATGCTTCAGTACATGATTCTCAAGTTCTGGATAATTTATTAGATAAAAAAGATATGCATGAAGATTTCTTTGGAGACTTTACATACACAGGTAAAAAACAAAAAGATAGTATCTCACAAAAAGAGATGACTGATAAAACTTGTAAAAAGGGCTATAAAAACAATCCATTAACTGAGCAAGATATAGCAATCAATAGGAAAAAATCAAGGGTGTGTTCTAGAGTTGAGCATGTTTTTGGGTGGAGTATGGATGGAATGAATTTGTATGCTATTGGATAA
- a CDS encoding sulfatase, which translates to MKKYIFLPFLVFFLFVVSNSKGQKSNSPNVVLIMLDDLNDNTGFLKGHPQVKTPNMDALAEQSAVFYNAHANAPICGPSRSSLLTGIYPHVSGNFWFDKWFENPILKNCKSLPEIMGMSGYQTFGTGKLMHDEVESMWGQFGIPNDFGPYPFNGKTIVGHPSVPEKFRELGKNDGLFTSLADVPEILATSIAPGYKGWRDVRNKKLFKYVNDDDRDLMSDELSANWAVEKIGSLEKANDAKPFFLAVGFVKPHTPLVAPQKYFDMYPLETLKLPVIKKNDKDDCFYLSTFDRFTPPWATFYTNLKASYKEEDEGLKKYLQAYLACVTFADDQVGKVIDALKKSKFNDNTIVILVSDHGYNHGEKDFLYKNNLWEKSTRVPLLIRTPKTVAKGGVKVNNPVSLVDIYPTIMDVCNITETNMKNSNGAALSGFSLNPFIESATGKGWKGPEVALTVVRGDFKSKDKKKQSYAVRSKEYRYILYVNGKEELYHNDKDPNEWDNLANDPKFSKIKMELKKQLLALIN; encoded by the coding sequence ATGAAAAAATATATATTTCTTCCATTCTTAGTGTTTTTTCTCTTTGTAGTTTCAAATTCCAAAGGGCAAAAGAGCAATTCTCCCAACGTTGTTTTAATCATGTTAGATGATTTGAATGACAATACAGGTTTTTTGAAAGGGCATCCACAAGTAAAAACGCCAAATATGGATGCATTAGCAGAGCAAAGTGCTGTTTTTTATAACGCTCACGCCAATGCTCCAATTTGCGGTCCTTCACGGTCAAGTCTATTGACAGGGATTTATCCTCATGTTTCTGGTAATTTTTGGTTTGACAAATGGTTTGAAAATCCTATTTTGAAAAATTGTAAAAGTCTGCCCGAGATCATGGGAATGAGCGGATACCAAACTTTTGGAACAGGAAAATTAATGCACGATGAAGTAGAAAGTATGTGGGGTCAATTTGGGATTCCAAATGATTTTGGACCCTATCCATTTAACGGAAAGACGATTGTTGGTCATCCATCCGTTCCAGAAAAATTTAGAGAGTTGGGTAAAAATGATGGTTTATTCACTTCATTGGCAGACGTTCCAGAAATACTAGCTACCTCTATTGCGCCTGGTTATAAAGGTTGGAGAGATGTTAGAAATAAAAAACTTTTCAAATACGTTAATGATGACGACAGGGATTTGATGAGCGATGAATTGAGTGCAAACTGGGCAGTGGAGAAAATAGGGTCATTAGAAAAAGCCAATGATGCAAAACCTTTTTTCTTAGCAGTTGGATTTGTAAAACCACACACTCCATTGGTAGCTCCTCAAAAGTATTTTGATATGTATCCATTAGAGACACTCAAGCTTCCAGTGATAAAAAAGAATGATAAGGACGATTGTTTTTACTTATCTACTTTTGATCGTTTTACACCACCATGGGCTACATTTTATACAAATTTAAAAGCTTCCTATAAAGAGGAAGATGAGGGATTAAAAAAATACTTGCAAGCCTATTTGGCTTGTGTAACCTTCGCCGATGATCAAGTGGGAAAAGTGATAGATGCTTTGAAAAAAAGCAAATTTAATGATAATACAATAGTCATTTTGGTTAGTGATCACGGCTATAATCATGGAGAAAAAGATTTCTTGTATAAAAATAATTTATGGGAAAAAAGCACAAGAGTACCGCTCTTGATTCGAACTCCAAAAACGGTTGCAAAAGGTGGAGTGAAGGTCAATAACCCTGTTTCATTGGTTGATATTTATCCTACCATAATGGATGTATGTAATATTACCGAAACTAATATGAAAAATTCAAATGGAGCTGCATTGAGCGGATTTAGTCTTAATCCTTTTATCGAAAGTGCTACAGGCAAAGGTTGGAAAGGGCCAGAGGTAGCATTGACAGTAGTAAGAGGTGACTTTAAGAGTAAAGATAAAAAGAAGCAAAGTTATGCCGTAAGGTCCAAAGAGTACCGCTATATTTTATATGTAAACGGAAAAGAAGAACTCTATCATAACGATAAGGATCCAAACGAATGGGATAATTTAGCAAATGATCCAAAATTTTCTAAAATAAAAATGGAGCTTAAAAAACAATTGCTAGCATTGATTAATTGA
- a CDS encoding MFS transporter: MNLSKKNVLFMAVATGLIVANLYYCQPLIVLIADEFKIPHADAGTITYLTQAGYAIGLFFMVPLGDKLERKTQILYTTFASVIALIIAATAQSYLILEIASLLIGITSIVPQLILPLAASLSAPEERGKVVGTIMSGLLVGILLSRTLSGFIGEVLGWRAMFWIASGLCLLLFFIIKKQFPYNKPVFKGSYGQLIGSLFTLIKEQPLLREATLINVFSFAQFGAFWTTMVLLLSADPFNFNSATIGLFGIVGASGALAAPLVGKLGDKGSSRVAVGYGCMLISLSFIIFYFSGSSVIGIILGIIFIDIGMQGVHISNQTRVYSIMPEARNRMNTVFMSFSFLGTAAGSAFGLFLWQFGGWQAVALGCLLLSGLAFSVYVSTYKSKRKVLESRNG; the protein is encoded by the coding sequence ATGAATTTATCAAAAAAGAATGTTTTGTTTATGGCAGTGGCTACAGGACTTATTGTAGCTAATTTATATTATTGCCAGCCCCTAATCGTTTTAATTGCCGACGAATTTAAAATACCACATGCAGATGCTGGAACAATAACTTATCTTACTCAAGCGGGTTATGCTATTGGGCTATTTTTTATGGTTCCGCTAGGGGATAAATTAGAACGTAAAACTCAAATATTATATACCACTTTTGCTTCTGTAATCGCTTTGATTATTGCGGCAACGGCTCAAAGTTATCTAATCTTAGAAATCGCCTCCCTTTTAATAGGAATCACTTCAATAGTTCCACAGCTAATTTTGCCTTTGGCAGCTTCTTTAAGCGCACCTGAAGAACGTGGTAAAGTCGTAGGAACTATCATGAGCGGACTCTTAGTCGGAATTTTGTTGTCACGTACATTAAGCGGTTTTATTGGTGAAGTTCTCGGTTGGCGTGCCATGTTTTGGATTGCTTCTGGATTATGTTTGTTGTTGTTTTTTATTATAAAAAAACAATTTCCATACAACAAGCCTGTTTTCAAAGGATCGTATGGGCAATTGATAGGTTCGCTTTTTACTTTAATCAAAGAGCAACCGTTGTTACGTGAAGCGACTTTGATTAATGTTTTTAGTTTTGCGCAATTTGGAGCTTTTTGGACAACAATGGTTTTATTACTTTCTGCTGACCCTTTTAATTTTAACAGCGCAACAATTGGTTTGTTCGGAATAGTAGGTGCTTCGGGAGCACTGGCTGCTCCATTGGTTGGTAAATTAGGTGATAAAGGAAGTTCTAGAGTTGCCGTAGGTTACGGTTGTATGTTAATCTCTTTGAGTTTTATAATTTTCTATTTCTCAGGGTCGAGTGTCATCGGAATTATTCTAGGGATTATATTTATCGATATTGGTATGCAAGGAGTTCATATATCCAACCAAACACGCGTTTATTCGATAATGCCCGAAGCTAGAAACCGCATGAATACTGTATTTATGTCTTTTAGTTTTTTAGGAACTGCTGCAGGTTCTGCCTTTGGACTATTTTTATGGCAGTTTGGTGGATGGCAAGCGGTAGCATTGGGTTGTTTGTTATTGTCTGGATTAGCGTTTTCTGTATATGTGTCTACCTATAAATCAAAACGGAAAGTACTAGAAAGTAGGAATGGATAA
- a CDS encoding beta-ketoacyl-[acyl-carrier-protein] synthase family protein: MKKRVVITGLGIVAPNGVGLDAFTHAIKNGISGIELNPELERLQFSCQISGTPKISEELKRNYFSDLELRNFNSTGILYGVIAGLDAWKDAGLTIENNENPDWDSGTIFGTGTSGIEKFRESIYKIDDFQTRRLGSTAVAQTMNSGISAYLGGKLGLGNQVTTNSSACTTGTESIMMGFERIQQGKAKRMLVGSTSDSGPYIWGGFDAMKVCTFKHNESHEKGSRPMSASASGFVPSSGAGALVIEDLESALARGARIYAEILGGNINSGGQRGEGTMTAPNSIAVQKCIIDALVDANVNADEVDYINGHLTATSKDALEIKNWSEALNRKGIGFPYINSLKSMIGHCLSAAGSVESVATILQLYNGFIFPNINCEDLHPEINNYIDAEKTPQQLIEKELNIAIKASFGFGDVNGCLIFQKFKI, translated from the coding sequence TTGAAAAAAAGAGTTGTCATTACCGGATTAGGAATCGTTGCTCCGAATGGAGTTGGACTCGATGCGTTTACGCATGCTATAAAAAACGGCATTTCGGGCATCGAGCTCAATCCAGAATTGGAACGACTACAGTTTTCCTGTCAGATATCAGGTACACCGAAAATCTCAGAAGAATTAAAACGAAATTACTTTTCGGACTTAGAATTACGAAATTTCAATTCGACAGGTATTTTATACGGCGTTATTGCTGGACTTGATGCATGGAAAGATGCAGGATTAACCATTGAAAATAATGAAAACCCTGATTGGGATTCGGGAACTATTTTTGGAACAGGAACCAGTGGAATTGAAAAATTCCGGGAATCAATTTATAAAATTGATGATTTTCAAACCAGAAGATTAGGGAGTACGGCTGTGGCTCAAACAATGAATAGCGGTATTTCAGCTTATCTAGGAGGGAAATTGGGATTAGGAAATCAAGTGACTACGAATTCCTCCGCTTGTACTACTGGGACAGAAAGTATTATGATGGGATTTGAAAGAATCCAACAAGGGAAAGCCAAACGAATGTTGGTGGGAAGCACCAGCGATTCTGGTCCTTATATTTGGGGTGGTTTTGACGCCATGAAAGTATGTACTTTTAAACACAATGAATCACACGAAAAAGGTTCTAGACCGATGAGTGCCTCTGCCTCAGGATTTGTACCTAGTAGTGGCGCTGGAGCATTGGTTATTGAGGATTTAGAATCTGCCTTGGCACGAGGCGCTCGCATTTATGCTGAAATTCTTGGCGGTAATATCAATTCTGGTGGACAAAGAGGGGAGGGAACGATGACTGCACCTAATTCGATTGCTGTTCAAAAATGTATTATAGATGCTTTAGTCGATGCTAATGTGAATGCTGATGAAGTCGATTACATTAACGGGCATTTGACAGCGACATCAAAAGACGCATTAGAAATCAAGAATTGGAGTGAAGCTTTGAATCGAAAAGGAATCGGTTTTCCTTATATCAACTCACTAAAATCAATGATTGGCCATTGTTTGTCTGCTGCAGGAAGCGTTGAAAGTGTCGCCACCATACTCCAACTTTACAATGGATTTATTTTCCCGAATATAAACTGCGAAGACCTACATCCTGAAATCAATAATTACATAGACGCTGAAAAAACACCGCAGCAATTAATCGAAAAAGAACTGAATATTGCAATCAAAGCCAGTTTTGGATTTGGTGATGTGAATGGATGCCTAATTTTCCAGAAGTTCAAAATATAA
- a CDS encoding DUF5723 family protein, which yields MKKLTIFYWLLLLTSLCSLAQNKQILYNFTSVPQSMMTNPGADVSYKFYFGLPFLSGISTHVGSTGFSAYDLFADNGVDFNTKLRDVVYSTTSNDKLVVNEQLEIFNGGFRVGDWDNPTYISFGMYQEFDALVYVPKDPVILALDGNLNYIGKSFNLGDLSAKAEAVTVLHLGFHKKIKDNFIFGARGKIYMSGFNANTTKNSGYIYTVPSNSTVYEQVVYSNLKLQTSGIANYIDGNSQNSNDDNVVKKAFLGPDLGLGLDVGFTYYPEKNIQWTGSILDVGFISHSKDAKTYNYNGYYEYKGVNPDFINFNNSTNSFNEFQEAISLDTTRTKYNTWRPIKMNASYQYSFNDGRGGSDCNCYGSDNHDYKNALGAQLFMMTTPKTPMLALTGFYQRNIFDNLHLKATYTLDSFSYTNIGLGLAGNIGAFNIYLMGDNLLAYRDLSKAKSISFQFGINFVFKGYDDE from the coding sequence ATGAAGAAGTTAACTATATTCTATTGGCTTCTATTATTGACTTCTCTTTGTAGTTTAGCTCAAAATAAACAAATTCTCTATAATTTCACATCAGTACCTCAGTCTATGATGACTAATCCTGGAGCTGATGTATCGTATAAATTTTATTTCGGACTGCCTTTCCTTTCTGGTATTTCTACACATGTAGGCTCTACGGGTTTTTCTGCTTATGATTTATTTGCAGACAACGGAGTGGATTTTAATACCAAACTCAGGGACGTTGTTTATTCAACTACCAGTAATGATAAATTGGTTGTAAATGAACAGTTGGAGATTTTCAATGGAGGGTTTAGAGTTGGAGATTGGGACAATCCTACCTATATTTCTTTCGGAATGTATCAAGAATTTGATGCCTTGGTATATGTGCCTAAAGATCCTGTTATTTTAGCTTTAGATGGAAATCTAAATTATATTGGAAAATCTTTCAATCTAGGTGATTTAAGTGCAAAAGCTGAGGCAGTTACTGTCTTACATCTTGGTTTTCATAAAAAGATCAAAGATAATTTTATTTTTGGAGCAAGAGGTAAAATTTATATGAGTGGGTTCAATGCAAACACTACTAAGAATTCCGGTTATATCTATACGGTTCCTTCTAACTCCACAGTCTATGAGCAAGTGGTGTATTCTAATTTGAAATTACAGACATCAGGAATTGCAAATTACATAGATGGTAATAGTCAAAATAGTAATGATGATAACGTAGTGAAAAAAGCCTTTTTAGGCCCTGATTTAGGATTAGGTTTGGACGTAGGTTTTACCTATTATCCTGAAAAAAATATTCAGTGGACCGGGAGTATTTTAGATGTAGGTTTTATTAGCCATAGTAAAGATGCGAAGACATATAATTATAACGGTTATTATGAATACAAAGGAGTCAATCCTGATTTTATCAATTTTAATAATTCAACAAATAGTTTCAATGAGTTTCAAGAGGCTATATCGTTAGATACCACACGTACCAAGTACAATACATGGCGCCCCATAAAAATGAATGCTTCCTATCAATATTCCTTTAATGATGGTCGTGGTGGTTCTGATTGCAATTGTTACGGTAGCGACAATCATGACTACAAAAACGCTTTAGGAGCACAGTTGTTTATGATGACCACTCCCAAAACACCTATGTTGGCATTAACGGGGTTTTACCAAAGAAATATTTTTGACAACCTACACCTGAAGGCCACTTATACCTTGGATTCCTTTTCCTATACTAACATAGGTTTAGGACTTGCAGGCAATATAGGAGCATTCAATATCTACTTGATGGGCGATAATTTATTGGCTTACCGAGACCTTTCTAAAGCCAAAAGTATCTCCTTTCAATTTGGAATTAATTTTGTTTTCAAAGGTTACGACGACGAATAA
- a CDS encoding VOC family protein, whose product MKPKHIYPGAHSLNPYIIIKGCNEAIEFYKKAFGAKERFRLLMPNGSVAHAEIEIEGSLLMLSDENPDWGAISPTTLGGSSVALSIYVEDTDKVFQQAIDAGATVVMPIKDEFYGDRTGQVMDPFGYKWMIATHIEEVSPEEMQKRMEKMFSGN is encoded by the coding sequence ATGAAACCAAAACACATTTATCCAGGAGCTCATTCTCTTAATCCTTATATCATCATCAAAGGTTGTAATGAGGCTATAGAATTCTATAAAAAAGCCTTTGGAGCCAAAGAAAGGTTCCGACTGCTCATGCCAAACGGTTCAGTAGCACATGCGGAAATCGAAATTGAAGGTTCATTACTAATGTTATCTGACGAAAATCCAGATTGGGGCGCTATCAGTCCAACAACATTAGGAGGAAGTTCTGTAGCTTTAAGTATTTATGTCGAAGATACAGACAAAGTATTCCAACAAGCAATAGACGCTGGAGCAACTGTTGTTATGCCAATCAAAGATGAATTTTATGGTGACAGAACAGGTCAGGTTATGGACCCTTTTGGATACAAATGGATGATTGCCACTCATATTGAAGAAGTCAGCCCAGAAGAAATGCAAAAAAGAATGGAGAAAATGTTCTCTGGGAATTAA